The sequence below is a genomic window from Sorangiineae bacterium MSr12523.
CTCGGCGATGGTCATCTCCTCCAGCTCCGACAAAACGAAGGCTTCGCGCTTGTCGTCGTCGAGCTCGTCGAGCAACCGATCGAGTACGCGCATGGCCTGGGCCTGTTCGGCGGAGGCATCGGGAGGGATCGACTTTGGATCGTGAAAGACATCGAGATCGGTCGCCTCCTTTGCTCCTGCGTGCGACGGTTTTCTCCGCTCCGTGCGCCGGTGTTGGGAGACGATGCGCCGCACGATGCCAAACAGCCACGTCTTGATCGAACCTTTGTGCTGGTAGTCGCCGAGCTTGCGGTGGACGACGAGAAAGATCTCCTGCACCACGTCGTCCAGCGACGAAGGGCTCACGCCCAGTCGCCGTGTGCTCCGCCATACGAATGCGAAGTGCTCCGCATAGACGTCGTCGAAATGGATCGCCGCCTGCGGTTCCCGGCGTTCCGGCGGGAACGATGGGTCATCCACCAGGTGCGGCGCGGTGACGCTGAGCGGCATACGATGCTGTGTTCCTCCGACTGAGTGGCCGGCCTTTTGCGCTTTTGTGACGGTGGAGCTCAAAATCGCACTTCCATGCCGAAGGCCATGCGCGCGCCCAGGGCCGAAGGGCGGTGCACGAAGCCGGCGTTGTCGAGCACGAAGCGTGGGCGCACCAACGCCACGGAAAGGCCCGTGTCGAAACGGATCGCGAGGTTGGGCGTGAGTCGGTAGGCGAAGAGGCCGCCCACGACGCTGGCGGTCCAAAAGGCCATGCCCGAGCCAGGCATGCTCACGCCAAAGCCGTCGCCGCCCATGGCCCCGGCTTCGAATCCGACGCACGCGCTGCTCTCGAACGGTGAACGCACGCTGATCGCGTAGCAGCCGCGGAGCATGCCCGTGGCCAGGTGAAAGCTGCCGCCGCCCGCGCCGGTCAAGCGCGCCGTGGCATCGGGGTAGTCCGCGCCCGCGGCCTCGATGCGCGCACGCCCGGGTGTCCATGCGACGAAGAGCCCGATGCCTGCCGCGGCGGTCGGCAGCGCACCAAGGTCGCCAAGGCCAAAGGCGCCCACCGCCACGAGGGTGGAGCCGTCTCTTTTGGGCGCGCTCCTCATTTCCCCGGGCGTGCGATCCGCAGCCACCGGCGGCGGCAACGTTGTTGGAGGCGTCGCCGGTGTGACTTCGACGGCGGAGGTTTGCGCGACCGTAGCCGGCGCTTCACGCACCGGCGTGACAGGCGTGCCAGGCGTGCCAGAGACGACAGGCGTCTCCGACGCGCGCGTGGCCGCCACCTGCGTTGGGTCGATGATCAGCGCCAAAATGAGCGCCGTTGCGTCGGCGGCCGCGCGGCACGAAGCTGCCGAAAGCGTGCGCTCCCCGCGTGTGCCGGCTTGCTCCGTGACGAGATCGACCTGCCACGCGCCATCGGGCGCTCGCTCGATGCGCACCCGCGCGCGAACGCGTTTTTCAGGGGCCACGGGCTGTCCCCCGAGAAGCCGATTCACCTCGACCTCGACGGCGCCTCCATCTCCGCACTCCGCGAGCGGGGCGCTCCACTCCAGCGAAACGGCGGTCTGTGCATAGGTCGACCGGCCGCTCAGCACCACCAACGTGGCAAGCGACAGCGGGATCGTCCTCTCAAGGAAGCAGTGCTGCATCGCAAGTAGGAGTTAGCACGAGCACGTTTCATTCCGACTCTGCAGGACCATTCCGACGTTGTGCGAGGTGAAGTCCCGCACGAATCCTGCTTACTCGCGACATAGAACGGTATCGCGATTCATCGCGGTGCCTATTTCGCTAGAGAACGTCACGATCCCTGGATCCGTTGAACCAAAAATTCGATGGACTTGCGATCCAGCTAGGGCGCCTCATTTGACGTTATCTTCCGAAATGGCGCGCGACCCACGCTTGTGCTCGGCTTGGTGCGGATTCTGCTGATTGCGCCAGCGAATAAGCATCTTCCACCCACATAGGTCGAGCCACCGGAGGTGCACGAAGGCCGGAGCCCGACGTGAACCTGAGAAGGGACCCACATTTCATGAGGAAGATCTGGACATGCGTCGTCGCGACGTTGCTCGCTTTCCCGCTGGCTGCAGGATGTGCGTCCTCACGCGATGAAAACGACCCCGCTGCGAACGGGGATGAAGAGATGGGCGAAGCCGACGCCGTGGCGACTGGCGAGAGTGCACTGGCAACCTGTTATTGCGCGGCACCCTATACGTGCAAACACTCCAGTTCCCCTTCGTACATGTATTCGGCGGCGTATTCGGCCATCAAACGCGCCGGCGTGACCGATTCGCAGCTCATTCAAACCTTCGGCGATGCCGAGGCGTCGGTGGGGACGCATTGCCCGGAGCCGGGAACCGGCTATTCGGCGGCCACCGACGTGACGTCGACGTCCGCACCGTGCACGCGGGTGCACAAGCTCCGCATGGAGGGCTTTGCCGCCTGGTCGCGCATTCCCCCGGCATTTGGTGCGCACATTCACGCGGTGTATGCCGGCACGCCGGTGTTGAAGCAATCGCTGAAGAATCAGATTAATTCGTTTTATCAAAAGCGAAATGGCCTGGCGAACAACGCCATCGACAATGTTTGCCCGATTAGCAATGCCGAAATCAATGCGGTAAAGGCCGTGCAGAACGGCGGGGGAGGCGGCGGCTCGACGAACTGCGTGGCGGGCGGCCGATACTGCGGCGGCGACAAAGTCTCGGGCGACTCGAACAAGTTGTATCGGTGCAATGCGGACGGCAAGTCGGCCACGCTCATTCGCACGTGCTCGCACGGCTGCAGCGTGAACTCCGGCACGGACGACAGCTGCCGCTGCGTCGCCGGCAGCGCCTACTGCGGCGGTGACGTCATCGACGGCGACGCCAACACGCTCTACCGCTGCGGCTCCGACGGCGTGTCCACCACGGTCATCAAAAAGTGCGCAAACGGCTGCCAATGGAACACGGGCAACGACGACGCCTGCAAGTGACCAGCTAAGCGCAAAAGAGAATTCACAGGGAGGCGGGGAGGCGGGGAGGACTGACGGCATGATCAGGTCGCGGAACGCTGGGTTTTGGGTTTTCAGTTGGCCCACGGAGCCAACTGAAACCAAAAAACTCCCCGCCTCCCCGCCTCCCTGTGAATTTCCCCTAGAGTGCAGGGATGCGCCTTGGGTATCTCGTGTTGCTTCTTGGGATGGTGGGATGCGCTTCGGCGCGGGTTCCTGCTAGTTCTTCCACCATGTCGTCATCTGCATCTTCCGCACGCCATATCAATCCGCCCGAGCTCGTTACGCCGCCTGGGTACAGCCATGTGGTGGAGGTGGGGCCCGGCCGCACGATTTACACCTCGGGCCAAATTGCCATCGATGCCAAAGGCAATGTCGTGGGCGCGGGGGACATGCGCGCGCAGATCGAGCAAGTTTTCTCCAACGTCCGCGCGGCCTTGGCGGCGGCGGGAACCGATTTCGCGCACGTCATCAAGTTGACCATCTTCATGACCGACGTGCGCCCGGAGACGCTCACCTCGTTTCGCGAGGTGCGCGATCGCTACATCGATGTGAAGCGCGCGCCGGCGAGCAGCCTCGTCCAAGTCTCGCGACTCGTGCGGCCCGAGCTGCTCGTCGAGATGGAAGCCATCGCCTACGTGCCGTGATCGAAAATGTGGCGTAGCACCAGGTCTTTGACTTGGGCGGCCTCCACCGGGCCTTCGGGAATCAGCGAAGGCTCGGTCGAGAGGAAGACGGGAGCGCGATCGGGCGTGGTGAGGCGGCCGTGTGAGCCTTTGACCAAGGTCGCATCGAGGGGAATGACGTCCATGAGCATGCGGAAGCCCAGTGTCTTTTGCGCGATGCGCGTTCCCACCCGCAGCATGGGCAGCCGCAACGCGGGATCGACGAACAATTCCGCGGGATCGTATCCCGGTTTGCGGTGGATATCGACGGTGCGCGCGAAATCGGGCGCCCGCTCGTCGTCGAGCCAATAGTAATAAGTAAACCAGGTATCTGGCTTCGATAACGCAATCAACTCGCCGGAGCGCGCGTGATCGAGGCCGGCGGCGCGCTTTTCGTCCTCGCCCAGCACTTGGTCGATGCCGGCAACGCCCTCGAGCAGGCGTTTGACCTCCGCAATGCGCTCTTTGCGGCGCACGTAGACGTGGGCCACTTGATGATCGGATACGGCGAATGCCTCGGAGCCGCCTGCATCGAGCTTCTCCAGCCCCAGCTCCTCCCGCACCCGCAAAAGCCCTGCATCGCGCAGCACGCGGTTGATGTGCACCGGCCCCGTCACCTTGGTGATGGCATATTCCGAGAGCACGATGACCCGCGCATCGTGGCGCCGGAAATGCTCCACCAGATCGCCCACGACGCCGTCGATCTCGCGCAATGCCGAAGCCATCCGCGGATCGTCCGGCCCGAGCCGCTGAAGATCGTAGTCCAGGTGCGGCAGGTAGACGAGCGTGAGGGTCGGCTTCTTCGTATCGAAAACGTGTTTTGCACAATCGGCAATCCACTGGCTCGAAACGATGCCGGCTTTGGGACCCCAAAAGTTGAAAAGGGGAAAGCTTCCCAGGCGCGCATTCAGTTCGTCACGAAGCTC
It includes:
- a CDS encoding RNA polymerase sigma factor — translated: MPLSVTAPHLVDDPSFPPERREPQAAIHFDDVYAEHFAFVWRSTRRLGVSPSSLDDVVQEIFLVVHRKLGDYQHKGSIKTWLFGIVRRIVSQHRRTERRKPSHAGAKEATDLDVFHDPKSIPPDASAEQAQAMRVLDRLLDELDDDKREAFVLSELEEMTIAEISEAIDVNPNTVASRIRAARRAFEAALERFEQGEAQAPRSDRRRT
- a CDS encoding RidA family protein, whose product is MSSSASSARHINPPELVTPPGYSHVVEVGPGRTIYTSGQIAIDAKGNVVGAGDMRAQIEQVFSNVRAALAAAGTDFAHVIKLTIFMTDVRPETLTSFREVRDRYIDVKRAPASSLVQVSRLVRPELLVEMEAIAYVP
- a CDS encoding alkaline phosphatase family protein, coding for MSMRRTVVLDVVGLARDLIGEATPNLARLARDVGVRSLDTVLPAVTCSVQSTFTTGLSPREHGCVGNGWYFRDLAEVWFWRQSNHLVGGEKIWDAAKKRDPSFSCAKLFWWYNMYSSADFAVTPRPLYPADGRKIPDIYTEPAELRDELNARLGSFPLFNFWGPKAGIVSSQWIADCAKHVFDTKKPTLTLVYLPHLDYDLQRLGPDDPRMASALREIDGVVGDLVEHFRRHDARVIVLSEYAITKVTGPVHINRVLRDAGLLRVREELGLEKLDAGGSEAFAVSDHQVAHVYVRRKERIAEVKRLLEGVAGIDQVLGEDEKRAAGLDHARSGELIALSKPDTWFTYYYWLDDERAPDFARTVDIHRKPGYDPAELFVDPALRLPMLRVGTRIAQKTLGFRMLMDVIPLDATLVKGSHGRLTTPDRAPVFLSTEPSLIPEGPVEAAQVKDLVLRHIFDHGT